One region of Oncorhynchus mykiss isolate Arlee chromosome 8, USDA_OmykA_1.1, whole genome shotgun sequence genomic DNA includes:
- the LOC110529804 gene encoding protein yippee-like 5 yields MGRIFLDHIGGTRLFSCANCDTILTNRSELISTRFTGATGRAFLFNKVVNLQYSEVQDRVMLTGRHMVRDVSCKNCNSKLGWIYEFATEDSQRYKEGRVILERALVRESEGFEEHVPSDNS; encoded by the exons ATGGGCCGGATCTTCCTGGACCACATCGGCGGGACCCGCCTCTTCTCCTGCGCCAACTGTGACACCATCCTGACCAACCGCTCTGAGCTCATCTCCACGCGCTTCACTGGCGCCACGGGCCGAGCCTTCCTCTTCAACAAG GTGGTGAACCTGCAGTACAGCGAGGTGCAGGACCGTGTGATGCTGACGGGCAGACACATGGTGCGAGACGTCAGCTGCAAGAACTGCAACAGCAAGCTGGGCTGGATCTACGAGTTTGCCACAGAAGACAGTCAGCGCTACAAGGAAGGCCGCGTCATCCTCGAAAGGGCGCTAGTAAGGGAGAGCGAGGGCTTCGAGGAGCATGTGCCCTCTGATAACTCCTGA